The Calditrichota bacterium genomic sequence ACATTAGACCTTTGGGGACAGATTCTCTTCAAGAATATACGCCGCCAACCACCGCCCATAAGCCTTCCTACCTGCTCCCACCCAGCGACTTAACGACTCAACGACTCATCTGGCACACCCCTTGCCTTTCTATCCGCTGGACGACTCCCAACAGGCAAATTTTGCCTGCAAAGTCGCTTGCTTCCACTTATGAAACCGCACCATCTGCATAATCCGTTCATCGAACGGCTGACCGAGCGCAGCGACGTCATTATCGCGGTTGCTGTCGTCGGGATCCTGATCCTGATGATCTTCCCGATCCCGACGCCGCTGCTCGATGTGCTGCTGGCATTTGGCATTGCCGTCGCGCTGCTGGTTCTGTTGATGGCAATGTATGCCACCGAGCCGCTCGAGTTCTCGGTCTTCCCGGGGCTGCTTCTGGTTCTGACGCTTCTGCGATTAGGGCTGAACGTTGCCTCGACACGGCTCATCCTGGCGGATGGATTTGCCGGTCATGTGATCGAAGCCTTCGGCGGATTCGTGGTGAAGGGTAATTATGTCGTCGGGTTGATCATCTTCCTGATACTGGTGGTGATCAATTTCGTCGTCATTACCAAAGGCTCGGGACGCATCGCCGAAGTTGCCGCGCGCTTTACCCTCGATGCGATGCCGGGCAAGCAAATGGCCATCGATGCCGACCTGAACAACGGCATCATCGACGAAAAAGAAGCCCGCGAACGGCGCGATAAGATCGCCCGCGAAGCCGATTTTTACGGCGCTATGGACGGCGCAGCCAAGTTCGTTCGGGGAGATGCCGTCGCCGGGCTTCTGATTACACTGGTCAACATCGTCGGCGGACTAATCATCGGCGTCGTCCAAAAGGGCATGCCGCTCATCGAGGCGGTGCAGAAGTATACCCTCCTCACCATCGGCGACGGACTGGTCACGCAAGTTCCGGCGCTTATCGTCTCGACAGCCGCCGGCGTCCTCGTCAGCCGCGCGGCTTCAGAATCGAACCTGGGCCGGGACATCACCGGGCAGTTGCTGAGCCAGCCGCGAGCCATTGCCATCGCCTCGGGGGTGCTCGGCTTCTTCGCCCTGATGCCGGGACTGCCGACGGTGCCGTTCCTGATTCTGGCCGGATCGACCGGCTACCTGGCGGTGATGACGAAGCGCGGTGCCCTGCTCGCCGAACGCCATGCTGCCGAAGCCCCCAAGACGAGCCGTCCCGAAGAAAAAATCACCGACTTCCTCCACGTCGATCCCCTCGAACTCGAGATCGGCTACGGCTTGATCCCGCTTGTCGATAAAGAGCAGGATGGCGATCTGGTCAATCGCATCGGCGTCATCCGTAAGCAGCAAGCCCTCGAGACCGGCATTGTCATTCCGCCGATCCGCATTCGCGACAACCTGCAACTGAAAGCAAGCGACTACCTGCTGAAGGTGCGCGGCAACGAAGTCGCCCGCGGCGAACTTCGCGTCGGCAATCTTCTCGCTCTAAATCCCGGCGGCGCCGCCGGCAAGGTCAAGGGCATCGCCACCCGTGAACCTACCTTCGGCCTGCCCGCCCTCTGGATCGCCGAGGCGGAGCGCGAAAGCGCCGAAAATTATGGCTGGACCGTCGTCGAGCCGGCGGCCGTCCTGGCTACTCACATCGTCGAGATTCTGAAGCGGAATGCTCACAAGATTCTCTCCCGCGAGGAAGCCAAGAAACTGCTCGACAACCTGAAAGCAACCTCCCCGTCAGTTGTCGAGGAGTTGATTCCGAACTTGCTTACGCTCGGGACGGTGCACAAAATACTGCAGAAACTATTGAAGGAAGGGGTGCCGATCCGCGACCTCGCGATCATCCTCGAGACCCTCTCCGACTGGGCTCCGCATACCAAGGACGCCGATTTGCTGACCGAATATGTCCGCTACGCCCTCGCGCCGACCATCACCGAGCGGTTTTCCGATGAGGATGGCAAGATCTACGCCATTACCCTCGACCCGACGCTCGAGAGCCAGATCGCCGAGGAATTGCAGCGGTCACAAAATCGCGGACTCGGCGGACTGGCTCTCTCGCCGATGCTGATCAATAGCATCTACCGGCAGTTGATCCGGTTGACCGAAGAAATGACGAGCCAGGGCCGGCGTCCCATTGTGGTCTGCTCACCGACGGTCCGGGCCGCCTTCCACCGCCTTCTTGAGCCGGTGATGCCGCACGTGGCGGTAATCTCTTACGGTGAATTACTCGTCAATACGCCGGTCGAATCGACCGGAATGGTGTCGCCCGAATGAACGTCCGCAGGTTTGAAGCCGCCTCAGTGAGCGAAGCGCTCGCCGCCGTGAAAAAAGAGTTCGGCGACGAAGCCGTGATCCTTCGGACGCGGTCGGTCCGCAAGGATGGGTGGCTCCCCTTCCGGACCCGCCAGATGATAGAAGTTACCGCCGCTTCACCCGACCGGGCGCCGGTCCCGGGTCTGATGGAGTCGGCTCCCCGCGACGAGGCCATAGATAAGGCCCGTCAACTGTTGACCCAGCGCTCCGCCGCGAACGGAGCGATGGAACTGAAGGAAGACATTTCCGAACTGAAGGAGCATATCCGCATGCTGGCTGAACAGATTCGTCTGGAACGCGCGCCATCACTCCCGCCGACGCTCGATCGCGCGCTGCTGAACTTGAGCCGGTCGGGGCTCGAACGTTCGATTGCAGGGGGGATCGCATCGCACCTTTGTCAACTCTATCCGGGTGAGACGCTGGAGAAGTCGGAATTCGTCGAGCGGGAACTGCGCGACGCCGTTGCCGGGATGATCAAACTGCGCCGTCCGCCGCTGAAATCACCCGGCAGGGCGCGCATCGTTGCCATCGTCGGGCCTACCGGTGTCGGCAAGACAACGACCCTTGCCAAGTTGGTAACCAGTTACCGGTTCTGGGGGAAGTGTGACACCGCGCTCGTTTCGGCGGACACCTACCGCGTCGCCGCGCTCGAGCAACTGAAGACCTTTGCTTCGATTGCCGGCCTGCCTATGGAGACGGCTTATCAACCCGGAGCTATGAAGAGCGCCATCGGACGGCATAAGCACCGCGACGCCATCTTCATCGATACCGCCGGTCGCTCGACCGCCGACCCCGACCGGATCGAAGAACTGGCGACTTTTCTCGAAGCCGGAGGCGTCGATGAAGTGCTCCTTTGTCTGGCCGTCTCAACCCGCCTTGAGGATCAACTGGCGATCATCGGACGTTATGCCCTGCTCAAACCGACCGGGATCATCTTCACCAAACTCGCCGAGACCCGCGCGCCGGGAGCCATCGTCAATGTCGGTGCGCAGACTGAATTGCCGGTGACCTTTATCACCTGCGGGCAAAATGTCCCCGACGACGACATCCTGATGGCCGATCCGCGCCGAATTGCCGAGGTGGTTCTGCACCCCGAGTCGATGGAACAACTTCTGAAAAGCCGCTTTTCGCCTTGGATCGGCAACCCTGGAGCCGATGCGTGAATGCCGACCAGGCAGCCGCCCTGCGTAGCCGCGCAGCCGAGTCGCGAGCCGTCGAACGGGCTTCGCGCAGTGCTCTACGTCTCACGGTGACCAGCGGAAAGGGCGGCGTCGGAAAGTCGAATTTTGCGCTAAATGCAGCGATTGCGCTCGCCGCGCTCGACCGTCGGGTGTTGCTCGTCGATGCCGATGCCAACCTCGCCAACCTCGATCTGCTGATCGGCGTCAATCCCAAGCACAACTTGGGCGACGTCTTTCGCGGGCGAGCCGGTCTGAACGACGTCCTGATCGACGGCCCCGGCGGATTGAAAATCCTCCCCGGAGCCTCGGGCGACCTCGAACTGCTCGATCACGACGCCGAAATCGAACAGCGCCTTTCGGAAGGCTTTCGCACGCTCGACCGCTCGTTCGACGTGATCCTGATCGACACCGGAGCCGGACTTTCGCCGGAGATCGTATCCTATGCCGCTGCTGCCGACGACACCGTGATCGTTACCCATGCCGAGCCGACCGCGACCGCCGATGCCTATGCGATG encodes the following:
- the flhA gene encoding flagellar biosynthesis protein FlhA, producing the protein MKPHHLHNPFIERLTERSDVIIAVAVVGILILMIFPIPTPLLDVLLAFGIAVALLVLLMAMYATEPLEFSVFPGLLLVLTLLRLGLNVASTRLILADGFAGHVIEAFGGFVVKGNYVVGLIIFLILVVINFVVITKGSGRIAEVAARFTLDAMPGKQMAIDADLNNGIIDEKEARERRDKIAREADFYGAMDGAAKFVRGDAVAGLLITLVNIVGGLIIGVVQKGMPLIEAVQKYTLLTIGDGLVTQVPALIVSTAAGVLVSRAASESNLGRDITGQLLSQPRAIAIASGVLGFFALMPGLPTVPFLILAGSTGYLAVMTKRGALLAERHAAEAPKTSRPEEKITDFLHVDPLELEIGYGLIPLVDKEQDGDLVNRIGVIRKQQALETGIVIPPIRIRDNLQLKASDYLLKVRGNEVARGELRVGNLLALNPGGAAGKVKGIATREPTFGLPALWIAEAERESAENYGWTVVEPAAVLATHIVEILKRNAHKILSREEAKKLLDNLKATSPSVVEELIPNLLTLGTVHKILQKLLKEGVPIRDLAIILETLSDWAPHTKDADLLTEYVRYALAPTITERFSDEDGKIYAITLDPTLESQIAEELQRSQNRGLGGLALSPMLINSIYRQLIRLTEEMTSQGRRPIVVCSPTVRAAFHRLLEPVMPHVAVISYGELLVNTPVESTGMVSPE
- the flhF gene encoding flagellar biosynthesis protein FlhF; the encoded protein is MNVRRFEAASVSEALAAVKKEFGDEAVILRTRSVRKDGWLPFRTRQMIEVTAASPDRAPVPGLMESAPRDEAIDKARQLLTQRSAANGAMELKEDISELKEHIRMLAEQIRLERAPSLPPTLDRALLNLSRSGLERSIAGGIASHLCQLYPGETLEKSEFVERELRDAVAGMIKLRRPPLKSPGRARIVAIVGPTGVGKTTTLAKLVTSYRFWGKCDTALVSADTYRVAALEQLKTFASIAGLPMETAYQPGAMKSAIGRHKHRDAIFIDTAGRSTADPDRIEELATFLEAGGVDEVLLCLAVSTRLEDQLAIIGRYALLKPTGIIFTKLAETRAPGAIVNVGAQTELPVTFITCGQNVPDDDILMADPRRIAEVVLHPESMEQLLKSRFSPWIGNPGADA
- a CDS encoding MinD/ParA family protein; its protein translation is MAGDLYHLRAKCPRRRHPDGRSAPNCRGGSAPRVDGTTSEKPLFALDRQPWSRCVNADQAAALRSRAAESRAVERASRSALRLTVTSGKGGVGKSNFALNAAIALAALDRRVLLVDADANLANLDLLIGVNPKHNLGDVFRGRAGLNDVLIDGPGGLKILPGASGDLELLDHDAEIEQRLSEGFRTLDRSFDVILIDTGAGLSPEIVSYAAAADDTVIVTHAEPTATADAYAMIKVISQRNPNARIHILVNMVRSQTEAEDLFDRLSLVVQNFLQFPLEFLGFIPNDPQVRIAVAAQRPFSVLFPNSPAAIAVRMMVRKLLRMPWTGGTPERESLWSRVFGGRTQ